Proteins encoded together in one Planctomycetaceae bacterium window:
- a CDS encoding radical SAM protein has translation MPHAGHGGGSGTQRHLPRLIAWEVTRSCLLACKHCRAAAQRGPYEGELSTQECRQLLDNIASFAKPIIILTGGEPMLREDIYDIAAYACSLGLRTVMAPCGALLDDASARRILDCGVRHISISLDGATAQSHDAFRGIPGAFDSALRGAAAARRQGLAFQINTTITQHNLRELPQILDLAVSLGAEVFNPFLLVPTGRGKALAAMEITPEDYERTLHWLARRQRSDIAIRVTCAPHYQRIVRQLGLHQGGAHAAKGCMGGQQFAFISHRGKVQICGFLDVECGDVRAEGFDFRRIWQTSPVFLQMRDPHAYHGRCGACEFANVCGGCRARAHAISGDYLGEEPFCTHQPQARPPAARDAIDDALLDLIQTDLPIAPRPYDVLGDSLGLDGREVLRRVEALQTSGAIRRLGAVFDSRSLGYVSTLVAARVPPPRLDDVAAEVNLLPGVTHNYQRQHDYNLWFTLTSPSPADQEKTLRDLADRTGVEAFYPLPALTLYKIRVDFRMVEAASEHPPAPAPPAAAPAALDEPRRRLVRLLQESLPMTAEPFAHLAEAMGWPVQQVLEQIAAWRRQGVIRRFGAVVDHRRLGFNANAMAVLRVPPEQIDSLACRIARRQEVSHCYRRPPLPGFDYSLYAMVHGRCEDDVRRVVGEILKDVGDWPHEVLFSARQFKKVSMRYFL, from the coding sequence CTGCTGGACAACATCGCCTCCTTCGCCAAGCCGATCATCATCCTCACCGGCGGCGAGCCGATGCTGCGCGAAGACATCTACGACATCGCCGCGTACGCCTGCAGCCTGGGCCTGCGAACGGTGATGGCCCCGTGCGGGGCGCTGCTGGACGACGCGTCGGCGCGGCGCATCCTCGACTGCGGCGTGCGGCACATCTCGATCTCCCTCGACGGCGCCACCGCGCAAAGCCACGACGCATTCCGCGGAATCCCCGGCGCCTTCGACAGCGCCCTGCGCGGAGCCGCAGCCGCCAGGCGACAGGGCTTGGCCTTCCAGATCAACACCACCATCACCCAGCACAACCTGCGCGAGTTGCCACAGATCCTCGACCTGGCCGTCAGCCTGGGCGCCGAGGTCTTCAACCCGTTCCTGCTGGTGCCCACCGGCCGGGGCAAGGCACTGGCGGCGATGGAGATCACGCCCGAGGACTACGAGCGGACGCTGCACTGGCTGGCCCGGCGGCAGCGCAGCGACATCGCGATCCGCGTCACCTGCGCGCCGCACTACCAGCGGATCGTCCGCCAGTTGGGGCTGCACCAGGGCGGGGCCCACGCGGCCAAGGGGTGCATGGGCGGCCAGCAGTTCGCGTTCATCTCGCATCGCGGCAAGGTGCAGATCTGCGGATTCCTCGACGTGGAATGCGGCGACGTCCGCGCCGAGGGGTTCGACTTCCGCAGGATCTGGCAGACCTCGCCGGTCTTCCTGCAGATGCGCGACCCGCACGCGTATCACGGGCGGTGCGGCGCGTGCGAGTTCGCCAATGTCTGCGGCGGCTGTCGCGCCAGAGCCCACGCCATCTCCGGCGACTACCTCGGCGAGGAGCCCTTCTGCACGCACCAGCCCCAAGCCCGCCCGCCAGCCGCGCGCGACGCGATCGATGACGCGCTGCTGGACCTGATCCAGACCGACTTGCCCATCGCGCCTCGACCGTACGACGTGCTGGGCGACAGCCTTGGGCTTGACGGCCGCGAGGTGCTGCGCCGCGTGGAGGCTTTACAGACTTCCGGCGCGATCCGGCGCCTCGGGGCGGTCTTCGACTCGCGAAGCCTGGGATACGTCTCGACGCTCGTGGCCGCCCGCGTGCCGCCGCCGCGCCTGGACGACGTCGCCGCCGAGGTGAACCTGCTGCCCGGCGTGACGCACAACTATCAGCGGCAACATGACTACAACCTGTGGTTCACGCTGACGAGCCCCTCGCCGGCCGACCAGGAGAAGACGCTGCGGGACCTGGCCGATCGCACCGGCGTCGAGGCCTTCTATCCCCTGCCGGCGCTGACGCTGTACAAGATCCGCGTGGACTTCCGCATGGTCGAGGCCGCTTCAGAGCACCCGCCCGCGCCCGCCCCGCCGGCCGCGGCGCCGGCGGCATTGGACGAACCCCGCAGGCGCCTGGTGCGGCTACTCCAGGAGTCGCTGCCGATGACGGCAGAGCCTTTCGCGCACCTCGCCGAGGCGATGGGTTGGCCGGTGCAGCAGGTGCTCGAGCAGATCGCCGCCTGGCGACGCCAGGGCGTCATCCGCCGCTTCGGCGCGGTGGTCGATCATCGCCGCCTGGGCTTCAACGCCAACGCGATGGCCGTCCTGCGCGTCCCGCCGGAGCAGATCGACTCGCTCGCCTGCCGCATCGCCCGGCGGCAGGAGGTCTCGCACTGCTACCGCCGCCCGCCGCTGCCGGGGTTCGACTACTCGCTCTACGCGATGGTTCACGGCCGATGCGAGGATGACGTGCGCCGAGTGGTGGGCGAGATTCTCAAAGATGTCGGCGATTGGCCGCACGAGGTTCTGTTCTCCGCCCGACAGTTCAAGAAGGTCTCGATGCGGTACTTCCTGTAG
- a CDS encoding acetylornithine/succinylornithine family transaminase: MGKQADLLAATAKYLMGNYGPAMLGVVKGQGARLWDADGNEYIDCFPGFGAGGVAGHCHPAIVKAVVKQAATLMSHGNFFSNEPQVDLARRIVEHGFGGKVFFCHSGAEANEAALKLVRLAAGEGRYKIISFNNCFHGRTMGALSLTPADKQKGFEPMLAGNVKVNFGDLAALEAAIDEQTAGVFIEPIQGEGGMNVPTKAYMQGVRKICTKHKLLLVVDEVWTAPARTGRWFAHQHYGITPDVMTLAKAIGGGAPVAACVAAPKWADVLGPGKHGCTMGGNPLCAAAGAAAMKLIEDQDLVRRAADKGEYIMKTLRSAGASCVKDVRGKGFMIGIEVDKPAKDIFLAAKEAGLLIGYAQANIVRLAPPITVPDKLLDKALGILIKVLKA; encoded by the coding sequence GTGGGCAAACAAGCGGACTTATTGGCGGCGACTGCGAAGTATCTGATGGGCAATTACGGCCCGGCGATGCTGGGCGTGGTGAAGGGGCAGGGGGCGCGCCTTTGGGACGCAGATGGGAATGAGTATATCGACTGCTTCCCGGGCTTCGGGGCTGGCGGGGTGGCGGGGCATTGCCATCCGGCGATCGTCAAGGCCGTCGTCAAGCAGGCGGCCACGCTCATGAGCCACGGCAACTTCTTCAGCAACGAGCCGCAGGTCGACCTGGCCCGGCGGATCGTCGAGCACGGATTCGGCGGCAAGGTCTTCTTCTGCCACAGCGGGGCCGAGGCCAACGAGGCGGCCCTCAAGCTCGTGCGGCTGGCGGCAGGCGAGGGGCGGTACAAGATCATCAGCTTCAACAACTGCTTCCACGGCAGAACGATGGGCGCGCTGTCGCTGACGCCGGCAGACAAGCAGAAGGGCTTCGAGCCGATGCTGGCGGGCAACGTGAAGGTGAACTTCGGCGACCTGGCGGCGCTCGAGGCCGCCATCGACGAGCAGACGGCTGGCGTGTTCATCGAGCCGATCCAGGGCGAGGGCGGGATGAACGTGCCGACCAAGGCGTACATGCAGGGCGTGCGGAAGATCTGCACCAAGCACAAGTTGCTGCTGGTGGTTGACGAAGTGTGGACGGCCCCCGCGCGGACGGGGCGGTGGTTCGCCCATCAGCATTATGGGATTACGCCGGACGTGATGACGCTGGCCAAGGCCATCGGCGGCGGGGCGCCGGTAGCGGCGTGCGTGGCGGCGCCCAAGTGGGCCGACGTGCTGGGCCCGGGCAAGCACGGCTGCACGATGGGCGGCAACCCGCTCTGCGCCGCGGCCGGCGCGGCGGCGATGAAGCTCATCGAGGACCAGGACCTCGTCAGGCGTGCGGCTGACAAGGGCGAATACATCATGAAGACGCTCCGCTCGGCCGGGGCGAGCTGCGTCAAAGACGTTCGGGGCAAGGGCTTCATGATCGGCATCGAGGTGGACAAGCCCGCCAAGGACATTTTCCTTGCCGCCAAGGAGGCAGGTCTGCTGATCGGTTACGCCCAGGCCAACATCGTGCGCCTGGCCCCGCCGATCACCGTGCCCGACAAGCTGCTGGACAAGGCGTTGGGCATCCTCATCAAGGTGCTCAAGGCGTAG